GGCATCATCCCCGGCCTGCCCAGGGTCGAGCTCATCCACACGGTCGTGTCCGTCGAGTGCGGCGCGGAGTGGACCCACAACCTGTTCATGGCCGAGCGGGGCGAGCTCGACGCCCCCTACCTGGTCTGCTGGGAGGGCTCGGTGATGGACGAGTCCATCGCCGGCGAGGGCTACTGGATGGGCCTGGGCGAAGACCCCCAGACGGGCCGCCAGATCACCTCACTGGAGTGGCTCGACCGCCTGTCGCCGGGGGCCGCGGCCGTGGTGGCCATCGGCACCTGCGCCTCCTGGGGCGGCATCCCCGCGGCCAAGGGCAACCCCACCAACTCCATGGGCGTCATGGACTACCTGGGCAAGGACTTCCGGTCCTCGTTCGGGGTGCCCGTGGTCAACGTGCCCGGCTGCTCGCCCGTGGGCGACAACATCATCGAGACGGCGGCCGCCGTCTGCCTGTTCCTCAACGGCCTGGCCCCCCTGCCCGAGTTCGACGAGCTGGGCCGCCCGGCGTGGCTGTTCGGCGAGACCGTCCACCGCCACTGCCCCCGGGCCGGCTACTACGAAGAGGGCGTGTTCGCCCACGAGTACGGCGACAAGGAGTGCCTGGTCGAGCTGGGCTGCTGGGGCCCGGTCGTGCAGTGCAACATCGCCGAGCGGG
The sequence above is a segment of the Actinomycetota bacterium genome. Coding sequences within it:
- a CDS encoding hydrogenase expression protein HypE; this translates as GIIPGLPRVELIHTVVSVECGAEWTHNLFMAERGELDAPYLVCWEGSVMDESIAGEGYWMGLGEDPQTGRQITSLEWLDRLSPGAAAVVAIGTCASWGGIPAAKGNPTNSMGVMDYLGKDFRSSFGVPVVNVPGCSPVGDNIIETAAAVCLFLNGLAPLPEFDELGRPAWLFGETVHRHCPRAGYYEEGVFAHEYGDKECLVELGCWGPVVQCNIAERGNVDGHGGCMNMGGICIGCTMPGFPDKFSPIYEIAPGSLLSSTTSRVVGGFIRKMRYLSRVDKNMTARWEQDGPSGFGRAKIGPKGVQKTIHKFYSKYQHSHEGGNNKTYGHSDDAAGRYRFEGGH